The following proteins are co-located in the Cardiocondyla obscurior isolate alpha-2009 linkage group LG12, Cobs3.1, whole genome shotgun sequence genome:
- the Shi gene encoding dynamin isoform X2, translating into MAGNTGMEQLIPIVNKLQDAFTQLGVHMQLDLPQIAVVGGQSAGKSSVLENFVGKDFLPRGSGIVTRRPLILQLINSTTEFAEFLHCKGKKFVDFDEVRKEIEAETDRVTGSNKGISNIPINLRVYSPNVLNLTLIDLPGLTKVPIGDQPADIEAQIKAMIFQFIKRENCLILAVTPANTDLANSDALKLAKEVDPQGVRTIGVITKLDLMDDGTDARDILENKLLPLRRGYIGVVNRSQKDIEGRKDIKNALAAERTFFLSHPSYRHLADRLGTPYLQRVLNQQLTNHIRDTLPALRDRLQKQQLALEKDVEQYKHFRPDDPAIKTKAMLQMIQQLQSDFERTIEGSGSAQINTMELSGGAKINRLFHERFPFEIVKMEFDEKELRKEIAFAIRNIHGIRVGLFTPDMAFEAIVKKQINRLKEPSLKCVDLVVQELSNVVRICTDRMSRYPRLREETERIITTHIRQREQLCKEQLILLVDCELAYMNTNHEDFIGFANAAASSHNASAQQSSENAVKSGRHTLGNQVIRKGYMCIHNLGIMKGGSKDYWFVLTSESISWFKDEEEREKKYMLPLDGLKLKDLEQGFMSRRHLFALFNPEGRNVYKDYKQLELSCETQDDVDSWKASFLRAGVYPEKSTDQANGEEGGSEGQSSMDPQLERQVETIRNLVDSYMKIVTKTTRDLVPKTIMMLIINNAKDFINGELLAHLYASGDQASMMEESPEEAQKREEMLRMYHACKEALRIIGDVSMATVSTPVPPPVKNDWLATGDNPRLSPPSPGGPRRGVTQPPPISSSRAPPPVPTGGRPAPAIPNRPGPGGPPPSRANPGLPPPMIPSRGGGLQQRITQAATQAATQAAVNELMDAFKIK; encoded by the exons ATGGCGGGCAATACGGGTATGGAACAGTTGATCCCGATCGTGAACAAGCTGCAGGATGCGTTTACGCAGCTCGGCGTGCATATGCAGCTCGATCTGCCGCAGATCGCGGTGGTGGGCGGCCAAAGCGCGGGCAAGAGCTCCGTCCTCGAGAACTTCGTCGGCAA ggattTCTTGCCAAGAGGTTCTGGTATTGTGACAAGGAGACCTCTCATCTTACAGTTGATTAATAGTACAACTG AGTTTGCGGAATTTTTACATTGCAAAGGTAAAAAGTTTGTAGATTTTGATGAAGTTCGGAAGGAAATTGAAGCAGAAACAGACAGGGTGACTGGAAGTAACAAAGGCATTTCTAATATACCCATTAATCTCAGAGTATATTCACCTAATG TTCTAAATTTGACACTAATTGATTTACCCGGACTTACAAAAGTACCAATCGGAGATCAGCCAGCAGATATAGAAGCTCAAATTAAAGCCATGATCTTTCAGTTTATCAAACGAGAAAATTGTCTTATATTGGCAGTCACACCAGCCAATACTGATTTAGCCAATAGCGATGCACTTAAACTTGCTAAAGAAGTGGATCCACAAG GTGTACGTACAATTGGCGTTATCACTAAACTGGATCTCATGGACGATGGCACCGATGCAAGAGatattttggaaaataaattattgccaTTAAGAAGGGGTTACATAGGTGTTGTCAATAGAAGCCAAAAAGATATAGAAGGACGGAAGGATATCAAAAATGCTTTAGCTGCTGAGCGAACATTTTTCCTTAG cCATCCATCTTATCGTCATCTAGCAGACAGGCTGGGTACACCATATTTACAGAGAGTTCTTAATCAACAATTGACAAATCATATCAGGGATACCTTGCCAGCTTTAAGAGATAGATTGCAAAAACAGCAGTTAGCTTTAGAAAAAGATGTTGAACAGTACAAACATTTCAGACCTGATGATCCCGCAATCAAAACAAAGGCTATGTTACA gATGATCCAACAGCTTCAGTCAGATTTCGAGAGAACTATAGAAGGTTCAGGTTCGGCACAAATTAATACTATGGAACTCAGTGGTGGCGCGAAAATCAACAGACTTTTTCACGAGCGTTTCCCGTtcgaaattgttaaaatgGAGTTtgatgaaaaagaattaaggaAAGAAATCGCTTTTGCTATCAGAAATATACATG GTATCAGAGTGGGATTGTTTACTCCAGACATGGCTTTTGAAGCAATAgtcaaaaaacaaataaacaGACTTAAAGAACCAAGTCTTAAATGTGTAGATTTAGTTGTGCAAGAACTTAGTAATGTTGTACGCATTTGTACAGATAGG atGTCGCGTTATCCCAGATTAAGAGAAGAAACGGAACGTATTATAACGACACACATCAGACAACGCGAACAATTGTGTAAAGAGCAGCTAATCTTGCTGGTGGATTGTGAACTTGCGTACATGAATACGAATCATGAAGATTTCATCGGTTTTGCGAA CGCTGCAGCCAGTAGCCATAATGCAAG tgCACAACAATCCTCGGAAAATGCCGTAAAGTCTGGACGGCATACATTAGGCAACCAAGTAATTCGTAAAGGCTACATGTGTATACACAATCTCGGTATTATGAAGGGTGGCTCAAAAGATTACTGGTTTGTTTTAACATCAGAGAGTATCTCCTGGTTCAAGGATGAGGAA GAACGTGAAAAGAAATACATGTTGCCTTTGGATggattaaaattgaaagattTAGAACAAGGTTTCATGTCGCGTCGTCACTTATTTGCGTTATTCAATCCAGAAGGAAGAAACGTTTATAAAGATTATAAACAGTTGGAATTGAGTTGTGAAACACAAGATGATGTTGACTCCTGGAAGGCGTCATTCTTGAGGGCTGGTGTATACCCCGAAAAATCAACAGACCAAGCAAATGGCGAAGAG gGTGGATCAGAAGGCCAATCATCGATGGATCCTCAATTGGAGCGTCAGGTGGAAACTATCAGAAATTTAGTTGATTCTTACatgaaaattgttacaaaaaCTACTCGCGATCTGGTTCCAAAGACGATTATGATGCTTATTATTAACAACGCCAAGGATTTTATTAATGGAGAATTGTTGGCACATCTGTACGCAAGTGGTGATCAg GCTTCAATGATGGAAGAATCTCCCGAAGAGGCACAGAAACGAGAGGAAATGTTACGCATGTACCACGCATGCAAAGAGGCTCTTCGTATCATTGGAGATGTCTCCATGGCTACAGTTTCAACCCCAGTACCACCACCCGTGAAAAACGATTGGCTTGCAACCGGCGACAATCCGAG gTTATCACCACCATCTCCTGGTGGTCCAAGACGCGGAGTGACACAGCCACCACCTATTTCTAGCTCACGAGCACCACCACCAGTACCTACAGGCGGCCGACCAGCACCAGCCATTCCTAATAGACCTGGTCCAGGAGGACCACCACCATCGCGAGCTAATCCTGGCCTACCTCCACCCATGATACCATC TCGCGGGGGTGGTCTACAACAGAGGATAACGCAAGCTGCGACACAAGCTGCGACACAAGCCGCTGTGAACGAGCTGATGGACGCGTTCAAGATCAAGTAA
- the Shi gene encoding dynamin isoform X3 yields MAGNTGMEQLIPIVNKLQDAFTQLGVHMQLDLPQIAVVGGQSAGKSSVLENFVGKDFLPRGSGIVTRRPLILQLINSTTEFAEFLHCKGKKFVDFDEVRKEIEAETDRVTGSNKGISNIPINLRVYSPNVLNLTLIDLPGLTKVPIGDQPADIEAQIKAMIFQFIKRENCLILAVTPANTDLANSDALKLAKEVDPQGVRTIGVITKLDLMDDGTDARDILENKLLPLRRGYIGVVNRSQKDIEGRKDIKNALAAERTFFLSHPSYRHLADRLGTPYLQRVLNQQLTNHIRDTLPALRDRLQKQQLALEKDVEQYKHFRPDDPAIKTKAMLQMIQQLQSDFERTIEGSGSAQINTMELSGGAKINRLFHERFPFEIVKMEFDEKELRKEIAFAIRNIHGIRVGLFTPDMAFEAIVKKQINRLKEPSLKCVDLVVQELSNVVRICTDRMSRYPRLREETERIITTHIRQREQLCKEQLILLVDCELAYMNTNHEDFIGFANAQQSSENAVKSGRHTLGNQVIRKGYMCIHNLGIMKGGSKDYWFVLTSESISWFKDEEEREKKYMLPLDGLKLKDLEQGFMSRRHLFALFNPEGRNVYKDYKQLELSCETQDDVDSWKASFLRAGVYPEKSTDQANGEEEGYEGGSEGQSSMDPQLERQVETIRNLVDSYMKIVTKTTRDLVPKTIMMLIINNAKDFINGELLAHLYASGDQASMMEESPEEAQKREEMLRMYHACKEALRIIGDVSMATVSTPVPPPVKNDWLATGDNPRLSPPSPGGPRRGVTQPPPISSSRAPPPVPTGGRPAPAIPNRPGPGGPPPSRANPGLPPPMIPSRGGGLQQRITQAATQAATQAAVNELMDAFKIK; encoded by the exons ATGGCGGGCAATACGGGTATGGAACAGTTGATCCCGATCGTGAACAAGCTGCAGGATGCGTTTACGCAGCTCGGCGTGCATATGCAGCTCGATCTGCCGCAGATCGCGGTGGTGGGCGGCCAAAGCGCGGGCAAGAGCTCCGTCCTCGAGAACTTCGTCGGCAA ggattTCTTGCCAAGAGGTTCTGGTATTGTGACAAGGAGACCTCTCATCTTACAGTTGATTAATAGTACAACTG AGTTTGCGGAATTTTTACATTGCAAAGGTAAAAAGTTTGTAGATTTTGATGAAGTTCGGAAGGAAATTGAAGCAGAAACAGACAGGGTGACTGGAAGTAACAAAGGCATTTCTAATATACCCATTAATCTCAGAGTATATTCACCTAATG TTCTAAATTTGACACTAATTGATTTACCCGGACTTACAAAAGTACCAATCGGAGATCAGCCAGCAGATATAGAAGCTCAAATTAAAGCCATGATCTTTCAGTTTATCAAACGAGAAAATTGTCTTATATTGGCAGTCACACCAGCCAATACTGATTTAGCCAATAGCGATGCACTTAAACTTGCTAAAGAAGTGGATCCACAAG GTGTACGTACAATTGGCGTTATCACTAAACTGGATCTCATGGACGATGGCACCGATGCAAGAGatattttggaaaataaattattgccaTTAAGAAGGGGTTACATAGGTGTTGTCAATAGAAGCCAAAAAGATATAGAAGGACGGAAGGATATCAAAAATGCTTTAGCTGCTGAGCGAACATTTTTCCTTAG cCATCCATCTTATCGTCATCTAGCAGACAGGCTGGGTACACCATATTTACAGAGAGTTCTTAATCAACAATTGACAAATCATATCAGGGATACCTTGCCAGCTTTAAGAGATAGATTGCAAAAACAGCAGTTAGCTTTAGAAAAAGATGTTGAACAGTACAAACATTTCAGACCTGATGATCCCGCAATCAAAACAAAGGCTATGTTACA gATGATCCAACAGCTTCAGTCAGATTTCGAGAGAACTATAGAAGGTTCAGGTTCGGCACAAATTAATACTATGGAACTCAGTGGTGGCGCGAAAATCAACAGACTTTTTCACGAGCGTTTCCCGTtcgaaattgttaaaatgGAGTTtgatgaaaaagaattaaggaAAGAAATCGCTTTTGCTATCAGAAATATACATG GTATCAGAGTGGGATTGTTTACTCCAGACATGGCTTTTGAAGCAATAgtcaaaaaacaaataaacaGACTTAAAGAACCAAGTCTTAAATGTGTAGATTTAGTTGTGCAAGAACTTAGTAATGTTGTACGCATTTGTACAGATAGG atGTCGCGTTATCCCAGATTAAGAGAAGAAACGGAACGTATTATAACGACACACATCAGACAACGCGAACAATTGTGTAAAGAGCAGCTAATCTTGCTGGTGGATTGTGAACTTGCGTACATGAATACGAATCATGAAGATTTCATCGGTTTTGCGAA tgCACAACAATCCTCGGAAAATGCCGTAAAGTCTGGACGGCATACATTAGGCAACCAAGTAATTCGTAAAGGCTACATGTGTATACACAATCTCGGTATTATGAAGGGTGGCTCAAAAGATTACTGGTTTGTTTTAACATCAGAGAGTATCTCCTGGTTCAAGGATGAGGAA GAACGTGAAAAGAAATACATGTTGCCTTTGGATggattaaaattgaaagattTAGAACAAGGTTTCATGTCGCGTCGTCACTTATTTGCGTTATTCAATCCAGAAGGAAGAAACGTTTATAAAGATTATAAACAGTTGGAATTGAGTTGTGAAACACAAGATGATGTTGACTCCTGGAAGGCGTCATTCTTGAGGGCTGGTGTATACCCCGAAAAATCAACAGACCAAGCAAATGGCGAAGAG GAAGGATATGAG gGTGGATCAGAAGGCCAATCATCGATGGATCCTCAATTGGAGCGTCAGGTGGAAACTATCAGAAATTTAGTTGATTCTTACatgaaaattgttacaaaaaCTACTCGCGATCTGGTTCCAAAGACGATTATGATGCTTATTATTAACAACGCCAAGGATTTTATTAATGGAGAATTGTTGGCACATCTGTACGCAAGTGGTGATCAg GCTTCAATGATGGAAGAATCTCCCGAAGAGGCACAGAAACGAGAGGAAATGTTACGCATGTACCACGCATGCAAAGAGGCTCTTCGTATCATTGGAGATGTCTCCATGGCTACAGTTTCAACCCCAGTACCACCACCCGTGAAAAACGATTGGCTTGCAACCGGCGACAATCCGAG gTTATCACCACCATCTCCTGGTGGTCCAAGACGCGGAGTGACACAGCCACCACCTATTTCTAGCTCACGAGCACCACCACCAGTACCTACAGGCGGCCGACCAGCACCAGCCATTCCTAATAGACCTGGTCCAGGAGGACCACCACCATCGCGAGCTAATCCTGGCCTACCTCCACCCATGATACCATC TCGCGGGGGTGGTCTACAACAGAGGATAACGCAAGCTGCGACACAAGCTGCGACACAAGCCGCTGTGAACGAGCTGATGGACGCGTTCAAGATCAAGTAA
- the Shi gene encoding dynamin isoform X1: MAGNTGMEQLIPIVNKLQDAFTQLGVHMQLDLPQIAVVGGQSAGKSSVLENFVGKDFLPRGSGIVTRRPLILQLINSTTEFAEFLHCKGKKFVDFDEVRKEIEAETDRVTGSNKGISNIPINLRVYSPNVLNLTLIDLPGLTKVPIGDQPADIEAQIKAMIFQFIKRENCLILAVTPANTDLANSDALKLAKEVDPQGVRTIGVITKLDLMDDGTDARDILENKLLPLRRGYIGVVNRSQKDIEGRKDIKNALAAERTFFLSHPSYRHLADRLGTPYLQRVLNQQLTNHIRDTLPALRDRLQKQQLALEKDVEQYKHFRPDDPAIKTKAMLQMIQQLQSDFERTIEGSGSAQINTMELSGGAKINRLFHERFPFEIVKMEFDEKELRKEIAFAIRNIHGIRVGLFTPDMAFEAIVKKQINRLKEPSLKCVDLVVQELSNVVRICTDRMSRYPRLREETERIITTHIRQREQLCKEQLILLVDCELAYMNTNHEDFIGFANAAASSHNASAQQSSENAVKSGRHTLGNQVIRKGYMCIHNLGIMKGGSKDYWFVLTSESISWFKDEEEREKKYMLPLDGLKLKDLEQGFMSRRHLFALFNPEGRNVYKDYKQLELSCETQDDVDSWKASFLRAGVYPEKSTDQANGEEEGYEGGSEGQSSMDPQLERQVETIRNLVDSYMKIVTKTTRDLVPKTIMMLIINNAKDFINGELLAHLYASGDQASMMEESPEEAQKREEMLRMYHACKEALRIIGDVSMATVSTPVPPPVKNDWLATGDNPRLSPPSPGGPRRGVTQPPPISSSRAPPPVPTGGRPAPAIPNRPGPGGPPPSRANPGLPPPMIPSRGGGLQQRITQAATQAATQAAVNELMDAFKIK, from the exons ATGGCGGGCAATACGGGTATGGAACAGTTGATCCCGATCGTGAACAAGCTGCAGGATGCGTTTACGCAGCTCGGCGTGCATATGCAGCTCGATCTGCCGCAGATCGCGGTGGTGGGCGGCCAAAGCGCGGGCAAGAGCTCCGTCCTCGAGAACTTCGTCGGCAA ggattTCTTGCCAAGAGGTTCTGGTATTGTGACAAGGAGACCTCTCATCTTACAGTTGATTAATAGTACAACTG AGTTTGCGGAATTTTTACATTGCAAAGGTAAAAAGTTTGTAGATTTTGATGAAGTTCGGAAGGAAATTGAAGCAGAAACAGACAGGGTGACTGGAAGTAACAAAGGCATTTCTAATATACCCATTAATCTCAGAGTATATTCACCTAATG TTCTAAATTTGACACTAATTGATTTACCCGGACTTACAAAAGTACCAATCGGAGATCAGCCAGCAGATATAGAAGCTCAAATTAAAGCCATGATCTTTCAGTTTATCAAACGAGAAAATTGTCTTATATTGGCAGTCACACCAGCCAATACTGATTTAGCCAATAGCGATGCACTTAAACTTGCTAAAGAAGTGGATCCACAAG GTGTACGTACAATTGGCGTTATCACTAAACTGGATCTCATGGACGATGGCACCGATGCAAGAGatattttggaaaataaattattgccaTTAAGAAGGGGTTACATAGGTGTTGTCAATAGAAGCCAAAAAGATATAGAAGGACGGAAGGATATCAAAAATGCTTTAGCTGCTGAGCGAACATTTTTCCTTAG cCATCCATCTTATCGTCATCTAGCAGACAGGCTGGGTACACCATATTTACAGAGAGTTCTTAATCAACAATTGACAAATCATATCAGGGATACCTTGCCAGCTTTAAGAGATAGATTGCAAAAACAGCAGTTAGCTTTAGAAAAAGATGTTGAACAGTACAAACATTTCAGACCTGATGATCCCGCAATCAAAACAAAGGCTATGTTACA gATGATCCAACAGCTTCAGTCAGATTTCGAGAGAACTATAGAAGGTTCAGGTTCGGCACAAATTAATACTATGGAACTCAGTGGTGGCGCGAAAATCAACAGACTTTTTCACGAGCGTTTCCCGTtcgaaattgttaaaatgGAGTTtgatgaaaaagaattaaggaAAGAAATCGCTTTTGCTATCAGAAATATACATG GTATCAGAGTGGGATTGTTTACTCCAGACATGGCTTTTGAAGCAATAgtcaaaaaacaaataaacaGACTTAAAGAACCAAGTCTTAAATGTGTAGATTTAGTTGTGCAAGAACTTAGTAATGTTGTACGCATTTGTACAGATAGG atGTCGCGTTATCCCAGATTAAGAGAAGAAACGGAACGTATTATAACGACACACATCAGACAACGCGAACAATTGTGTAAAGAGCAGCTAATCTTGCTGGTGGATTGTGAACTTGCGTACATGAATACGAATCATGAAGATTTCATCGGTTTTGCGAA CGCTGCAGCCAGTAGCCATAATGCAAG tgCACAACAATCCTCGGAAAATGCCGTAAAGTCTGGACGGCATACATTAGGCAACCAAGTAATTCGTAAAGGCTACATGTGTATACACAATCTCGGTATTATGAAGGGTGGCTCAAAAGATTACTGGTTTGTTTTAACATCAGAGAGTATCTCCTGGTTCAAGGATGAGGAA GAACGTGAAAAGAAATACATGTTGCCTTTGGATggattaaaattgaaagattTAGAACAAGGTTTCATGTCGCGTCGTCACTTATTTGCGTTATTCAATCCAGAAGGAAGAAACGTTTATAAAGATTATAAACAGTTGGAATTGAGTTGTGAAACACAAGATGATGTTGACTCCTGGAAGGCGTCATTCTTGAGGGCTGGTGTATACCCCGAAAAATCAACAGACCAAGCAAATGGCGAAGAG GAAGGATATGAG gGTGGATCAGAAGGCCAATCATCGATGGATCCTCAATTGGAGCGTCAGGTGGAAACTATCAGAAATTTAGTTGATTCTTACatgaaaattgttacaaaaaCTACTCGCGATCTGGTTCCAAAGACGATTATGATGCTTATTATTAACAACGCCAAGGATTTTATTAATGGAGAATTGTTGGCACATCTGTACGCAAGTGGTGATCAg GCTTCAATGATGGAAGAATCTCCCGAAGAGGCACAGAAACGAGAGGAAATGTTACGCATGTACCACGCATGCAAAGAGGCTCTTCGTATCATTGGAGATGTCTCCATGGCTACAGTTTCAACCCCAGTACCACCACCCGTGAAAAACGATTGGCTTGCAACCGGCGACAATCCGAG gTTATCACCACCATCTCCTGGTGGTCCAAGACGCGGAGTGACACAGCCACCACCTATTTCTAGCTCACGAGCACCACCACCAGTACCTACAGGCGGCCGACCAGCACCAGCCATTCCTAATAGACCTGGTCCAGGAGGACCACCACCATCGCGAGCTAATCCTGGCCTACCTCCACCCATGATACCATC TCGCGGGGGTGGTCTACAACAGAGGATAACGCAAGCTGCGACACAAGCTGCGACACAAGCCGCTGTGAACGAGCTGATGGACGCGTTCAAGATCAAGTAA